AGCCGCGATGCAGGATCTCGTCGGAGGGCGCATCGACGCCATGTTCGACAACCTGGCCTCATCGCTCTCGCAGGTGAAAGGCGGCCGCGTCCGGGCACTCGCGGTCACCACCGCCAGGCGCTCCGATCTGGCGCCCGACCTGCCCACGATCGCCGAGTCGGGCCTGCCCGGTTTCGACATCAGCACGTGGTTCGGGATCTTCGTGCCGGCCGGCACGCCGAAGCCTGCCGTCGATCGCCTGCATGCCGAGTTCGTCCGGGCACTCGCCGCTCCCGATGTGCGCGAGAAGATGCTCGCTCTCGGCGCGGAGCCGGTCGGCAGCACGCCTGCGGAGTTCGCCGCCTACGTGAAGACCGAGGCCGCCCGGTACGCGAAGCTCATCAGGGCTTCGGGCGCCACGGTCGACTGAAAGGACGTGCCATGGTTCGACGCCTGGCCTGGTTTCTCGCCTTCGCAGGTGCCGTTCCCTTCGTTCTCGCGACGGGCGCGCTCTACGCATCGGACGCCTCCAGCGTTCGCGTGCCCGCCATCACCGCGCTCGTCACCTACTCAGCGGTGATCCTGTCCTTCCTCGGGGGCATCGAATGGGGGCTTGCGATCCGCGACGAGAGCGGAAACGAGGCCACGCGCGTCGCCGCGCTCGGGCTGAGCACCGTGTCATCGCTCGCCGCGTGGGCCTTGCTCTGGCTTCCCTCGCCCAGGTGGCAGGTGGGCTCCGCCCTGGCTCTCTTCGCTGCGGTGTGGGTTGCCGACCAGTGGATGGCGGGCCGGGGCCTGCTGCCGAGCTGGTTCGTGGACCTTCGCACCGTTGTCAGCGTACTGGTCGTGCTGATTCTCGCCGTCGCCCTCTTCCGGCTCTAGGCGCCTTCACTTCCGGCGCTTGCGGCGCGCGGGCGCGTGGCGCTCGAGCCAGGCAAAGAACTCCCGGTACCAGAGCCTGGAGTTCTGTGGCTTCAGGATCCAGTGGTTCTCATCCGGGAAGAACACCAGGCGCGCGGGAACGCCCCTTGCCTTGAGCGTGTTGTAGTAGGCGAGCGCCTGCGAATCCGGCACGCGGTAGTCGAGGAGGCCGTGCATCACCAGCGTGGGTGTCTTCATGCGTTGCACTTGCGCCCGGGGATTCTGCCTGTCCACCTTGCCCGGGTCGTCCCAGTAGAAGGCTCCCAGTTCCTTGGGATGCCAGTACCAGGCATCATCGGAGAACATCGCCACCCAGTCGAAGCATCCGGCGTGGCAGACGAAGGCCTTGTAGCGGTCCGTGTGGCCGTTCATCCAGGCGACCATGTAGCCGCCATAGCTCCCCCCGGCGGCCAGCAGGCGGCGGCGGTCGATGTATCCGGTGCGCAACATGAAATCGGTCCCGGCCTCGACGTCGGCGTACTCGCGCTTGCCCCACTCGCCATTGATGGACTCGAGGAAGCGCTGTCCGAACGACGACGAACCGTGGTAGTTCACGCAAACGACCACGTAGCCCTGCGCGGCAAAGGCGTGGTTGTTCCACCGGAAATGGAAGTTGTCGCCCCAAATCCCGTGCGGCCCGCCGTGGATGTTGTGCAGCAGCGGCCATTTCTTCGAGGGATCGAAGTTCGGCGGGTAGATCGCCCACATCTGCACTTTCCGGCCATTCCAGCCGCGGATCTCGAACTCGCGCACTTCCCCCAGCGCAATCCCGGCCATCACGTCGTCGTTGAAGCGGTCGATCCGGCGCTCGCCCCGGTCCGGCGAAGTGCAAAAGACCGCCGGAGGCGTGCTCATCGCGTTGCGCACGAAGACGATCGCGTTCTGCGCGACGGCGAATTCGGAGACCGTACCTCCCAGCGCCGCAATTTCCGGGTTGCTTTCGCCCAGCCGCCAGCGGAACGCGTGAGTGCGGGCGCGATCTTCCGAGACGAACACGAGCGACGAGGAGTCTGCCTCCCAGGCGAGCGGCCCGTGCACGTCCCGGTCCCACGCATCCGGAAGCGGTTTCAGCCGACCGGTCCTGCGCTCGATGAGTGCGATGCGCGATTCGGCCACCGGGCTGCGGCGGATGTCCCGCGTGAGGAGCGCCAGCCATCGTCCGTCTGGCGAATAGCTCGGGCTCCCGTGGCTCAGCCGGGAGCCCTTCGTGACCGTGCTGAACCGCTTGCCGCGCAGGTCGAGCACGACGACGTGGTATTCGTGGTCGAAGCGTTTTTCCTCGGCCGGGTCGAAAGTGAAGGCAATTTCACCGCCTTCGGGCGCGATGTCGTAGTGATGCGCGGACGGATCGGCGGCCGGCAGTTCGTAGGGCGTACCCGAGAAGAGGTCCGTGATGCGCTGCGTGGCCACATCGACCACGAAGAGCCGGGGCACGCGGCCATCCGAGAGCCAGTGGTCCCAATAGCGGTAGGCCTCGTGCTCCACGACGTGTGCCTTGACCTTGGAGTCCTTGTGTTCCTTGTAGCGCGCCTCGTGGGCCTGGTAGCCGACCGCGTCGGGCCACACCCAGGAGATGAACGCCACGCGGCGCGAATCCGGGAACCACTTGATGCCGGAAACTCCCGTGGGCATCTGCGTGACCCGGCGCGCCTCGCCCCCGTCGGGCGCGATGAGCCAGAGCTGCGGTTCCTCATCCTTGTCGCGCTTCGCGACGAACGCGATGTTCGTGCCGTCCGGCGACCAGCGGGGCTCGCCGTCCTTTTCCCCGGCCTCCGTCAGGGCCCGGGGCTCACCCCCGAACGTGGAGAGGAGCCAAAGCTTGGAGCGGCCCTTGTTCTCCTCCATGTCGTAGGTGGTGACGGAAACGCACACCTGCGCGCCGTCGGGTGAAAGGGTGGGCTGCGCAGGTCGCGCAATCCGCCAGAGGTCTTCGGCGCCGAGGCGTTGGGATTTGGTGGCCATGGCGAGCGATTCTACCGGCGGCGGGCGGTAGAATGGGCGCAAATTCGGGAGATCCCATGAAGCCCAGCGATACCAAGCCCGCTTTCCGGTGGGAAGACCCTTTTCTCCTCGAGGACCAGTTGTCCGAGGAAGAGCGCATGGTTCGCGACAGCGCCCGCGCCTACTGCCACGAAAAGCTCCAGCCCCGGATTCTCGAGGCCAATCGCCACGAGCGATTCGACCGTGCCATCCTGAACGAGATGGGGGAACTCGGCTTTCTGGGCTCCACGATCGAAGGCTATGGCTGCGCGGGTGTGAACCACGTTTGCTACGGTCTCATCGCACGCGAGATCGAGCGCGTCGATTCGGGCTACCGCTCCACGATGAGCGTGCAATCCTCGCTCGTCATGCATCCGATCCATGCCTACGGCACCGAGGCCCAGCGCGAGAAATGGCTTCCGCGCCTGGCGACCGGCGAGCTTGTCGGGTGCTTCGGCCTCACCGAGCCCAACTATGGGTCCGATCCGGGCGGGATGATCACGCGCGCGCGCAAGGTGGACGGCGGCTGGCGGGTGAGCGGCGCCAAGATGTGGATCTCGAACTCGCCCATCGCGGATGTCTTCGTGGTGTGGGCCAAGGATGACGCGGGCGACATCCGCGGCTACGTGCTCGAGAAAGGCATGAAGGGGCTTTCGGCCCCAAAGATCGAGGGCAAGTTCAGCCTGCGGGCCTCCGTCACGGGCGAAGTGGTGATGGACGAGGTTTTCGTCCCTGACGACAACTTCCTGCCCAACGTGAAGGGGCTCAAGGGTCCGTTCGGGTGCCTGAACAAGGCGCGCTTCGGGATCGCCTGGGGAGCCCTGGGCGCCGCGGAGTTCTGCTGGCAGGCGGCGCGCCAGTACACGATGGACAGGAGCCAGTTCGGGCGACCTCTCGCCTCCAACCAGCTCATCCAGAAGAAACTCGCGGACATGCAGACGGAGATCGCCCTGGGACTGCAGGCGGTGCTGCGCGTGGCGCGCCTGCTCGACGAGGGCCGTGCCACGCCGGAGATGATCTCCCTGGTTAAGCGCAACTCCTGCGGCAAGGCGCTCGACATCGCGCGCGTGGCGCGGGACATGCATGGCGGGAACGGGGTCAGCGACGAGTACCACGTGATTCGCCACATGCTGAATCTCGAGGCGGTCAACACCTACGAGGGCACGCACGACGTGCATGCGCTCATCCTCGGGCGTGCGCAGACGGGAATATCGGCTTTCTGACCGCGAACGCCTCGCGCGCCTTCAATGCAGTTCTTCGTCCAGCACGATGCCCGGCGGTAGTGGCACGGCGTCGATCCCCTCCTCGCGCAGCTCGACCGCTTCATCGGCCGACACGCGACCGCGGATCCCGCGCGACGATTCTTCGCCATAGTGGATCCGGCGCGCGACTTCGGGAAACATCCGCCCGACGTCCTCGGTATGGGTCGCCACGTAGGACTTGAGCTTCGCGAGGGCAGCCGAAAGCTCCGGTGCGGAGACCGGATCCCGGGCGACCACGGGCATCGTCTGGGTGCCGCGAGCCCCCGTGTTCACGTAAGGAGCAGAGGGCAACCGGGCGACGCTTTGGTCATCGCATAGCGGGCAGCGCACCTCGCCGCCCGCGTGCTGGCGGTCGAACTCGTCCGCAGAGGCGAACCAGCCCTCGAAGTCGTGCCCTTGGCTGCAGGAGAGTCGAAAGACCTTCATGGAAAGGAAATGGGGAGCGGAAGCGGTAATTCAACTTCCACGCCGCCACTCATGTCCCCGCCATGCCGCGCCGCTCGCCTTCCGCGAGCCGGGCCATGCGTTCGACCGCGGGCGAACAGGCGACCACATGGCGGTTCACGTAGCTCTCGTGGTTTCGCTCCACGTCGTCGAGGGCATAGACGTAGTTCACCATCAGGCCGAGCGACTGGTGCAGCCCTTTCATCGAGGCATCCGCCCGCCAGTTGATGCGCTCGAGGCGGGCGCCATTGCCCAGGTGGAAGCGGGCCACCGGATCGAGCACGTGCCCATCCTTCCACTCGTGGGCAAGGTAGCGCACCCCGAGGGCCTCCAGGGGTTCGCGAAGCTCGTCTCCAGGCAGCCTTGCCGGTTGCGCCTGCGCGGCAAAGCGAATGGGCGGGGCCGAGGCGAGTCCCTGATCGATCGGCTGGCCCCGGAGCCACTTGCGGAAACCCGGCATGGGAGAGAGCGTGGCGAACTGGCGCAGGTTGGGCAGCTCCTCGTGGAGATCCTGGGCGACCTGCTTGATCAGGAAATTGCCGAAGGAAACGCCCTTCAGCCCCGGCAGGCAGCTGGTGATCGAGTAGAAGACCGCGCAGCGCGCCTTCCTCGGGTCGCCGACGGCACTGTCCGTGGAAAGAATTGGCGCCACCGCGGACGGCAACTCGTCCACGAATGCGACTTCGACGAACACGAGCGGTTCGCCGGGCAAGGCGGGATGAAAGAAGGCGAAGCAGCGGCGGTCCCGCTCGAGGCGGCGCTTGAGGTCCGGGAACCCCTGAATTTCGTGGACCGCCTCGTACGCGATGAGCTTTTCGAGGATCGACGCAGGCGTTCCCCAGTCGATGCGCCGGAGTTCGAGAAATCCGCGGTTGAACCACGACCCGAAGAGGTGCGTGAGATCGTCGTCCACGGCGGCGAGCTGCGGGTTGGCGGGAAGCGCTTCCAGAAGCACCTTGCGCATTCCCACCAGCGCCACGGTGCCGTTGGGCGCCGTGTTCATGCGCCGGAACACCTCCTGCCGCGGCGGCTCGGTCACTTTCTGCAGCCGGGCGAGAGTCGCCGGGCCGGTGTCGCGCCGGTAGGCCTCGGCGGCCGCCAGCACCTCGTCGGGATCGGGCGAGAAATCGCGTGCCAGGATGTCGAAGAAGAGCCGACGGCCGTCCTCGTCCAGCCCGTTGTACAAGGCAACCGAGCGCCGAGCCATCATGGCGCCCGACGATTCACCCCTCTCGGAAATCAGCGTGTGGAGCAACTTGGCCAAGCGCAGCGCACGCCGCTCGCTGCGCCCGCGGGTGGCTGCGGCGAAGGTGCCGACCAGCCGATCGATGATCGCGCGCGTGCCGGGCATGCTCACCCCGCAAGCGACGAGTAGCGGTCGCGAAGGACGTTCTTCTGCACCTTGCCCATGGTGTTTCTCGGCAGTTCCTTCACGACGAAGACGCGCTTCGGCACCTTGAAGTTCGCGAGACTGGACTTGAGCCAGGCGATGACTTCCGCTTCCGTGGGCACGGGCTGTCCGGGGCGCGTGACGACGACCGCCGTCACGGCCTCGCCGAAATCCGGGTGTGGCACGCCGATCACCGCGGATTCCGCCACAGCGGGCATTTCGTCGATGGCCAGCTCGACTTCCTTCGGGTACACGTTGTAGCCGCCGGTGATGATGAGGTCTTTGGATCGCCCGACGATGGACAGGTATCCGTCATTCGAGAACGAACCGACGTCGCCGGTCCGGAAGAATCCGTCGGTCGTGAACTCCTCCTTGGTCTTCTCGGGCATGCGCCAGTAGCCAGACAGCACGTTGTCACCCTTCACCTGGATTTGGCCGATCTCCCCCGCCGCACAGGGCTCGCCGGTGTCGCCGACGACGCGAACCTCGGTTCCCGGCAACGGCAATCCCACCGTTCCGGGCCGCCGTTCGCCATCCAGTGGATTGGAGGTGAGCATGCCGGTCTCCGTCATGCCATAGCGCTCGAGGATGCGCTGGCCCGTCTTCATTCCGAATTCCGCGTGCGTCTCCGCGAGCAACGGCGCCGAGCCGGATATGAACAGGCGCATCCGCGAGCACGCGTCGCGATCGAGCCCGGCCTCATTCAGCAGGCGCGTGTAGAAGGTGGGCACGCCCATGAATACCGTGCTGCGCCGGAAATCCTCCAGCGCTGCGTGCGAATCGAACTTCCCGTGAAAGCGCATTGCCGTCCCGTTCATCAGCACACAGTGGCACGCCACGAACAGGCCGTGCACGTGAAAAAGCGGCAGCATGTGCACCAGGACATCCGTCGGGCGGAAACCCCAGTACGCATGAAGCACCTTCGCGTTCGACGCGAGATTGCGGTGCGTGATCATCGCCCCCTTCGAGCGCCCCGTGGTTCCCGAGGTGTAGAGGATCGCCGCGAGATCGTCGGCGCGCCTGGGCGCCGTGTCGAACCGGGGTTTCCCGGCACGGGCCGCCTCGACGAAGCTGCCCTCCCCGTTCTCATCCAGCGTGAACACGTGCCGGATGCCGCGTTTCGCCGCGAGGGGCTCGAGCCAGGGCGCCGAACGCGGTTGGGCGACAACCGCGCCCGGCTCCGCATTCTCGAGGAAGTACCCCACCTCCCCTTGCTGGTAGGCGCTGTTGAGCGGGAGGTAGACGAGGCCCGCGCGCAGGCAGGCCAGGTAGAGCAGCAGCGCCTCGGGTGACTTCTCGACCTGCACGGCGATGCGGTCGCCGGGAGAAAGGCCCAGCGCGGCAAGGCAGGACGCGTATCGGGCGCAGGTCTGCTCGGCCTCGCCATAGGCGATCTCGCGTCCGTCAGGCAGGATCAGGAGCGCTCGCGTGCGGTCAGCCGGAAAGCGCGATTCGAACAGCGAGTAAAGGTTGTCGTTCATGCGCAGGCTCACGGCACCAGGCCGAGCTTGAGTTCCACGTCGGCGACACCCGCGCTGCGGTACTCGGCAATGTCGGCAATCGCGTCCCGGTTCACGCCCAGTATGCTCGCGAGCGCCGCGCCGGGCAGGACCTGGACATCCGCGCCGAACAGCACGGCAACGCGCGAGGCCGGCGACGCCAGCGCCACGTACACGCCCCCACCTGCGCGGTCGAGAATCGTCAGCTCGACGTGGGTTCCCCGCGCGGCAAGCGCCGCGAGCGCCACGCCCATATCGACAATGAACTCGGTGAGGACGACCTTCTCGTCCTCGAGCCGCGCGGCATGGGATTCGCAATCGAGGATGACCTCGAGGCGAGCCGGCGCCTGGATCGCCAGCCGCCAGGCCGCCTGCGCGAAGCGCCACGCCCTCTCGGCGCCGACGTGTGACCTGCCGGCCAATCCCAGGATGGGCACCGTGACGCCATCGCGGGTCGCCTCTCCGGTGATGACGCCCTCGCACTCCAGGGCCTGGTAGCCCTGCGGAAAGAGCTTCTCCAGTTCCTTGCGGCGCAAGGCTTCCGGTTGGCGCGTCGTGAGCCCCTTCTCGAGTCGGGCGAAAAGCAATTGATGGCGTTCGTGGAAGGTACCCCATGAGCCCGCCCCAGCGGCCAGCGCCTCACGCAGCCATGCGGCGAGATCCATGCCGGGCACCCAGACGGTGTTGGCGTCGCTTGCCTTGGCGCGCGCGCCGGCCCCGATGGATGCCGCCGCAATGGCCCGGAACATGTCGTCCAGCGCGTTTGCGCCGGCCGTCTGCGCGAGGATCGACGGGCCGGACATCGCGAGCTGCGTTTCCGGGCTGAACAGCCGCTTCCCGGCCACGTGCGCGAGCATGCTGGCCCCACCGTAGCAGTTGCGTCCCAGGACCACCGCGATGGACGCGCCGGCTATGCGTGCCGCCAGCGCCTCGCGAAACAGGCGCCGGAAAGCGCCGAGCGCGTCGAGCCCTTCGGAGACCCGGGCGCCGGCCGAATCGAGGTAAAGGATCAAAGGTGCTTTCTCGCGCGCGGCGATCGCGAGAAGCGGTACCAGCCTGGACACCTCGCTCTTGCCGATCGACCCGCTGGCGATGCGATTCTCGATCAGCGCCAGGCGCACCGGACGGCCGTCCAGAACCCCCTTGCCGATCGTGAGGTTGGCGACCGGGGTGCCGAGCGGCTCGAAGCCGAGCGTGCTGCGCAGCGCATCGAGTACGTTGGCTGCTGCGGGAACGGCATTCATGACGCCAGCGCGGCTGCGAGGGCCACGGCGGGATGCACGGCCTCGCGCGATGCGCCGTGTTCGATCTGGTGACGGCAACTCGTCCCCGCGGCGACGACCACGGTCGCCACACTGGCGGCGCGGATGGCCGGAAGGAGCGAGGCTTCTCCCATCGCCATCGAGACGTCGTAATGCGCGCGCTCGTAGCCGAACGAACCGGCCATGCCGCAGCAGCTCGATTCCACCGCGCTCACGCGCGCCCCCGGGATCGCGCGGAGCGCATCCATGGTGTCCTCGAAGCTCCCGAAGGCCTTCTGGTGGCAATGACCGTGCACGAGGATCTCGGACACAACGCCCTCGCGCCAGGCGATCTTCGCGCCTTCGCGCACGGCGCCGGCCACGAAGGACTCGAAAGAGACCGCGAGTTCCGAGAGCGCGGCTGCGCGGGAGTCGCCGGGATGCATCGCGAGGAATTCGTCCTTCAGCGAATAAAGGCATGACGGCTCCAGCCCCACGACCGGCGTGCCGCGTTCTATCCATGGCGCCAGGGCATCGATCATCCGTCGCGATTCCGCCTTCGCACGATCCACCATGCCAGCCGAAAGATACGTCCGGCCGCAGCAAAGTGGCCGGGCATCGGTACCGCGAGCCGGTACCACCTCGAAGCCGGCGGCCTCGATCACGAGCCGGGCCGAGGCGAGGTTGTCCGGCTCGAACCAGTTGTTGAAGGTGTCGGCGAAGAGCACCACCTCGCGTCCCCCCTTCGAGGCGTGCGCCGGTTGGCTGGCGAGCCACGGCTTGCCGCTGAAGGCGGGCAGCTTGCGGCGGGAATCGAAGCCGGCCAGCGCGCGCATCGCGTGCGAAACTCCGGGAAGCCGCTGCGCCATGTTCACGAGCGGGGCGAATCGCGACGCCCACCGCGCATAGGCCGGCAGCATTCCCACCAGCCGGTCGCGCACGCTGTAGCCGTTGCGGGCCCGGTCATGGTGCAGGTATTCGATCTTCATGCGCGCCATGTCCACGCCCGTGGGGCATTCGCGGCGGCAGCCCTTGCAGGACACGCACAGGTCGAAGGCCTCCTTGACGGCAGCCGAGGCGAAGCCGTCCACGCCGAGCTGACCCGAAAGGGCGAGGCGCAGCGTGTTGGCCCGGCCTCGCGTGAGGTGGGCCTCGTCCCGCGTTACCCGGTAGCTGGGGCACATCGTCCCGGCGTCGAATTTGCGGCAGTGGCCGTTGTTGTTGCACATCTCCACGGCCCCGGGAAGACCGCCCCACGCACTCCAATCGAGTACCGTGGCCGGCGCCTGGGCGCGATAGTCCGGCTTGTAGCGCAGGAGCGAGCGGTCGTCCTGCTTCGTCGGGTTCACGATCTTGCCCGGGTTCATGAGCCCTTTCGGGTCGAACCATCCCTTGATTTCGGAGAGCGCCGCCGTGAGCCGCGGCCCGAAGAAAGGCGCGATCCACTCGGAACGCACCAGGCCGTCGCCGTGCTCTCCCGAATAGGCGCCCTTGTAGCGGCGCACCAGGTCGGCCGCCTCCTCGGCGATGGCGCGCATGCGGATCGTCCCGTCGCCCTTCATGTTGAGGATCGGGCGCACGTGCAGGCAGCCGACCGATGCGTGAGCGTAGAACGTGCCTTCGGTGCCGTGCTTGCGAAAGACCTCCGTCAGCTTCGAGGTGTATTCCGCCAGGTGCTCCAGCGGCACGGCGCAGTCCTCGATGAAGGACACCGGCTTCCCGTCGCCCTTCATCGACATCATGATGTTGAGGCCCGCCTTGCGCACCTCCCACAGGGCCTTCTGTTGCCCGGCATCGAGAAGCTCGACGACGCCGTCCGGAAAGCCCAGGTCCGCCATCAGCTCTGTAAGTCGCTTCACGCCACGCACCTGCTCGTCGCGGTCCTCCCCGGCGAACTCCACGAGGAGGATCGCGTCGGGCTGGCCGCGAACGTAGGCATTGATGGTCGGGGCGAAAGCCGGAATCGCCCGCGAGAGCTCGATCATCGTCCGGTCAACCAGCTCGACGGCGCAGGGCCCCAGCTTCACGATGTGCTGCGCGGCGTCCATCGCGTCGTGGAAGCGCGGGAAATGCGCCACGCCTAGCGCCTTGTGCTTCGGGATGTCCGCGAGGTCGAGCGTGATGCGCTCGAACCACGCGAGCGTGCCTTCGCTGCCTACGAGGAGCTTGGCGAGGTTCTGCCCCTCGGAGGCCAGGCAGTCGAGGTTGTAACCCGCGACATGGCGCGAAACCTTGGGGAATCGCGCCTCGATCTCGTCCTTCTCGCGATCCCAGAGCGCCGCCGCCCGCGCCGAAAGCGCGCGGATGGCCGGATGGTTCATCTCGGCCGCCGGCCCGAAGCGGCCGCGCGTTCCATCGGCGAGCCACGCGTCGATCGCGGCGACGCGGTGGACCATATAGCCGTAGGCGATGGACCGCGACCCGCAGGAATTGTTGCCCGTCATTCCGCCCAGCGTTGCCTGCGCGGCCGTCGAGACATCCACAGGAAACCACAGGCCGTGCCGTCGCACCTGGGCATTGAGATGGTCGAGCACGATGCCCGGCTCCACCACCGCGCGCCTCGTCACCGGATCGACCTCGACGAGCCTGTTCAGGTGCTTGCTTGCATCGACCACGAGCGCCGCGCCCACCGTCTGGCCCCCTTGGGACGTCCCTCCACCGCGAGGCAGAATGGGCACGCCCTCCTCCGCGGCGATCTGCAGCGCGATGACCGCCGCCTCCATCGTGCGCGGCACCACCACGCCCACGGGCTCGATCTGGTAGATGGACGCGTCGGTCGAATAGTGGCCCCGGCTCGCCTTGTCGAAGAGCACGTCGCCTTCGACTTCCCGTTTCAGGCGCTCGGCGAGCGGGTGGATGGGGGCGTTGCGATCCGGGGAGAAGCGGATTGGGAGCGTGGTGGTCATCAGGGTCTTTACTCGCCCGCGGATGGAGTCCCGCGGCCGTCTGCGGCATTATGGGCAGAAAACACCGCCCCGCTGCAATGACGCACGTGGCTGAACGAAGGAGATTCCATGCCAGCCGGACGCCATTTCCTGCAGATCCCGGGACCCACCAATGTTCCCGACAGGGTCCTGCGGGCCATCGACCGCGCCACCATCGACCACCGCGGGCCCGAGTTCCAGGCATTGGGGCAGGAAGTGCTGGCCGGCATCAAGCGCATCTTCAAGACGCGCCATCCGGTGGTGATCTACCCGGCCTCCGGGACGGGAGCTTGGGAAGCCGCTCTCGTGAACGTGCTTTCCGCCGGCGACAAGGTGCTCATGTACGAATCCGGGCAGTTCGCCGCCCTCTGGTGCAAGCTCGCCAGGCGACTCGGGCTCGAGATCGAGCTGATCCCCGGCGACTGGCGACGAGGCGCCGAGGCACCCGCCATCCAGGCTCGCCTCGCAGCTGACAAGGGGCACGCCATCAAGGCCGTGTGCGTCGTGCACAACGAGACCTCGACCGGCGCCACGACCCGCGTTCCCCTGGTGCGCAAGGCCATGGACGACGCGGGCCATCCCGCCCTGCTCCTCGTCGACACGATCTCGTCGCTCGCCTCCATCGACTACCGCCACGACGAATGGGGCGTTGACGTGACCGTCGGCGGCTCGCAGAAAGGCCTCATGCTGCCGCCCGGGCTCTCCTTCAACGCGCTGTCCGACAAGGCGCTGGCCGCGCAGAAATCGGCGAAGCTGCCGCGCTCCTACTGGGACTGGGGCGAAATGCTCGGCCCCAACGAGAAGGGGTTCTTCCCCTACACGCCCGCCACCAATCTCCTCTACGGCCTCAGGGAAGCAATCCGGATGCTCGAGGAGGAAGGCCTGGACAACGTGTTCGCCCGCCATGACCGCCATGCGGAAGCGACTCGGCGGGCGGCCGC
This Betaproteobacteria bacterium DNA region includes the following protein-coding sequences:
- a CDS encoding FAD-binding protein, with translation MTTTLPIRFSPDRNAPIHPLAERLKREVEGDVLFDKASRGHYSTDASIYQIEPVGVVVPRTMEAAVIALQIAAEEGVPILPRGGGTSQGGQTVGAALVVDASKHLNRLVEVDPVTRRAVVEPGIVLDHLNAQVRRHGLWFPVDVSTAAQATLGGMTGNNSCGSRSIAYGYMVHRVAAIDAWLADGTRGRFGPAAEMNHPAIRALSARAAALWDREKDEIEARFPKVSRHVAGYNLDCLASEGQNLAKLLVGSEGTLAWFERITLDLADIPKHKALGVAHFPRFHDAMDAAQHIVKLGPCAVELVDRTMIELSRAIPAFAPTINAYVRGQPDAILLVEFAGEDRDEQVRGVKRLTELMADLGFPDGVVELLDAGQQKALWEVRKAGLNIMMSMKGDGKPVSFIEDCAVPLEHLAEYTSKLTEVFRKHGTEGTFYAHASVGCLHVRPILNMKGDGTIRMRAIAEEAADLVRRYKGAYSGEHGDGLVRSEWIAPFFGPRLTAALSEIKGWFDPKGLMNPGKIVNPTKQDDRSLLRYKPDYRAQAPATVLDWSAWGGLPGAVEMCNNNGHCRKFDAGTMCPSYRVTRDEAHLTRGRANTLRLALSGQLGVDGFASAAVKEAFDLCVSCKGCRRECPTGVDMARMKIEYLHHDRARNGYSVRDRLVGMLPAYARWASRFAPLVNMAQRLPGVSHAMRALAGFDSRRKLPAFSGKPWLASQPAHASKGGREVVLFADTFNNWFEPDNLASARLVIEAAGFEVVPARGTDARPLCCGRTYLSAGMVDRAKAESRRMIDALAPWIERGTPVVGLEPSCLYSLKDEFLAMHPGDSRAAALSELAVSFESFVAGAVREGAKIAWREGVVSEILVHGHCHQKAFGSFEDTMDALRAIPGARVSAVESSCCGMAGSFGYERAHYDVSMAMGEASLLPAIRAASVATVVVAAGTSCRHQIEHGASREAVHPAVALAAALAS
- a CDS encoding aminotransferase class V-fold PLP-dependent enzyme, encoding MPAGRHFLQIPGPTNVPDRVLRAIDRATIDHRGPEFQALGQEVLAGIKRIFKTRHPVVIYPASGTGAWEAALVNVLSAGDKVLMYESGQFAALWCKLARRLGLEIELIPGDWRRGAEAPAIQARLAADKGHAIKAVCVVHNETSTGATTRVPLVRKAMDDAGHPALLLVDTISSLASIDYRHDEWGVDVTVGGSQKGLMLPPGLSFNALSDKALAAQKSAKLPRSYWDWGEMLGPNEKGFFPYTPATNLLYGLREAIRMLEEEGLDNVFARHDRHAEATRRAAAAWGLEVLCAAPEEYSSSLTALLVPAGHDADKLRAAILDRFDMSLGMGLGRLAGKVFRIGHLGDINDLTLMGTLSGVEMGLEIASIPHRKGGAQAAMDYLASCARPAASAAKAA